The sequence CACCGTCGTCATGATCAGATCGTCGAAGTCCAGCGCGTGCGCCTCACGGAGCCGCCGCTGATAGAGCGTGTACGCCTCGGCGAGTGCCCGCTCGTTCGGCCCCTTGGCCCGGGCGGCGAACTCCTCGGGGTCAACCAGCTCGTTCTTCAGATTCGAGACCTGGGCGGCCAGCCCCCGCGCCGGGTAGCGCTTCGGGTCGAGGTCCAACTCCCGGGCGACCAGCTGCATCAGCCGACGGGAGTCGTCGGCATCATAGATCGAGAAAGTCGACTTCAAACCCGCATGCTCGTGCTCGGCCCGCAGGATGCGGACACACGCCGAGTGGAAGGTCGAGACCCACATCAACCGAGCACGCGGCCCGACCAACTGGGCCACCCGCTCCTTCATCTCGCCCGCGGCCTTGTTGGTGAAGGTAATCGCGATGATCTCGCCTGGGTGCACCTGTCGGGCCGCCAGCAGGTAGGCGATCCGGTGGGTGAGCACCCGGGTCTTGCCGGAACCGGCTCCGGCCACGATGAGCAGCGGTGACCCGGCATGGGTAACCGCTTCCCGCTGGGGGCCGTTCAGCCCGTCGAGCAGCGCCTGCGGGTCGAGGCGCGCCGGAGTGGGTCGTCGCGGCGGAGCAGGGTCGGGCGCGGACGAGGGCACGGGAATGTCAAAGAGAGGATGCATCGCACGGCGAGTCTATGCCGTCGCCCCGACGAATCCCTGTGGCCACGGCCCGGGTGTACGACGGCGCGCTCTCCCCCTGCCCACGGTCGCGTTCCTTCGGTGATACAAGACTCCCTGGTCAGGGCTTTCCTTGCGCCGCCGAGCGGGAGAGGGCATACTCGGCACCGTGTTTGGTCGGCGCGAATACTTTTACTACGGTCCGGGGAGTCCGGTAGCCGTAGGTCACGCCTGATCAACCAAGACCTACGAAAAGGCCCCGGGCTCGCGAGCCCGGGGCCTTTTCGTCTCGGGATCCGGGCACCAGCACCCGACACCCGAAGGGTACGACGATGATGACAGGCGTGGCGGAGCAGAACGGCAGCACGGACGACACGAGTGGCGCGGAGGGCACCGTCGATCGCGACGCCGGCACGAAGGAGCCGTTGGCCGTGGCGCAGATCGCGAATATCCGGCAACGGATCGACGAGATCGACGGAACCCTGATCGACCTCTGGCAGGAGCGGGCACGGCTCTCCCGGCAGGTTGGCGCGACCCGAATGGCCTCCGGCGGCACCCGCTTGGTGCTCTCTCGCGAGCAGGAAATCCTGGAACGCTTCCGGGCCGCGCTGGGCGCGGACGGCACCCAGGTCGCCCTCCTGCTGCTCCGCGCCGGCCGCGGCCCGCTCTGATCCGACAGCCCCGATAGCGAAACAGGACCGGGGCGTCGGCCAGCATGGCCAACGCCCCGGTCACTGTGGAGCTGCTACCGCTGCGCGTGCACCACGTCCCGAACCTCGGCGAAGTGGCAGGCGCTCGGGTGGGCCGAACTCTCCCGGACGGCCAGCGCCGGCTCCTGCTGGGCGCAGATCTCCTGCGCCTTCCAGCAGCGGGTCCGGAAACGGCAGCCCGAGGGCGGGTTGGCCGGCGACGGAACGTCACCGGTCAGGACGATCTGATCCCGCATACCCCGTAGCTTCGGATCCGGCACCGGCACCGCCGAGAGCAGCGCCTGCGTGTACGGGTGGGTGGGGTTCTCGTAGATCTGGTCCTCGGTGCCGATCTCGACGACCCGACCGAGATACATCACCGCGACTCGGTCGGCGATGTGCCGCACCACGGACAGATCGTGCGCGATGAAGATGTACGACAGCCCCAACTCGTCCTGGAGCTTCTCCAGCAGGTTGATCACCTGCGCCTGGATCGACACGTCCAGGGCGGAGACCGGCTCGTCACACAGAATGATTTCCGGGTTGAGCGCCAGCGCGCGGGCGATACCGATGCGCTGGCGCTGGCCGCCGGAGAACTGGTGCGGGTACCGGTTGATGTGGTCGGGGTTCAGACCGACCAGATCCAGCAGCTCCTGGACCCGGGCCCGCCGCTGGGGCTTCGCCAGCACCTCGGGGTGCACCTCGAACGGCTCGCCGACGATGTCGCCGACGGTCATCCGCGGGTTGAGCGACGTGTACGGATCCTGCATCACCAGCTGGATGTTGCGCCGGCCACGACGCCGCTCGGAGCCGCTGACCTTCGCCATGTTCCGGCCCTGCACGAACAGGTCTCCGGAGGTGGGGGTCTCCAGTCCCACCAGCATCCGGGCCAGGGTCGACTTGCCGCAGCCAGACTCGCCGACGATGCCGAGGGTCTCACCC comes from Salinispora tropica CNB-440 and encodes:
- a CDS encoding chorismate mutase, whose translation is MMTGVAEQNGSTDDTSGAEGTVDRDAGTKEPLAVAQIANIRQRIDEIDGTLIDLWQERARLSRQVGATRMASGGTRLVLSREQEILERFRAALGADGTQVALLLLRAGRGPL
- a CDS encoding ABC transporter ATP-binding protein, coding for MSDIVLEARDLVKHFPLTQGILFKRQIGAVRAVDGINLQLRRGETLGIVGESGCGKSTLARMLVGLETPTSGDLFVQGRNMAKVSGSERRRGRRNIQLVMQDPYTSLNPRMTVGDIVGEPFEVHPEVLAKPQRRARVQELLDLVGLNPDHINRYPHQFSGGQRQRIGIARALALNPEIILCDEPVSALDVSIQAQVINLLEKLQDELGLSYIFIAHDLSVVRHIADRVAVMYLGRVVEIGTEDQIYENPTHPYTQALLSAVPVPDPKLRGMRDQIVLTGDVPSPANPPSGCRFRTRCWKAQEICAQQEPALAVRESSAHPSACHFAEVRDVVHAQR